One Ostrea edulis chromosome 6, xbOstEdul1.1, whole genome shotgun sequence genomic window, TAGTCTTCAGATTTTATACAACCCAGGAATAGCTGGTTATACGCAGTCGATATATAGGTTAATCTTGACTAAAAATAACTTCTTCATGTATACTGTAGAGAACAGCATGCTGTTGTCCTACTTTGCGTCgacaatcttatatttgattgttgattttttaaataatacatcttagtaacaaatagaaatcataaaataagtatgttgcggtattaatctttttcttttttcttttttatcaatattggcACACATATACCTGTTATAAACgccagaaaattgcaattttccttaaacatcAAAGTCTGGTGAAaatgatataatagtattcataacaatttcataacGAAGTcagtagccccccccccctacctaTTACCACTGTGTTACGCCTATTCTTATACAGTGTTACGCCTAGTTTTATTACAAGTAAAGTTTGGTTTTATATCTGGCTACGCCTAATGTATACTGTACCACGCCACGGTTTTATATATCGCGTTACATCTAGTTTTATACCACGCTACATCTAGTTTTATACCACGCTACATCTAGTTTTATACCGCGCTACATCTAGTTTTATACCGCGCTACATCTACTTTTATACCGCGCTACATCTAGTTTTATACCGCGCTACATCTACTTTTATACCGCGCTACATCTGGTATTATATTGTGTTACGCATGGTTGTACAGTGTACACTGTGTTACATCTGGTATTATATTGTGTTACGCAtggttgtacagtgtatactgtGTTACACCTAGTGTTATATTGTGTTACGCAtggttgtacagtgtatactgtGTTACACCTAGTATTATATTGTGTTACGCATGGTTGTACAGTGTACACTGTGTTACACCTAGTGTTATATTGTGTTACGCAtggttgtacagtgtatactgtGTTACACCTAGTGTTATATTGTGTTACGCAtggttgtacagtgtatactgtGTTACACCTAGTGTTATATTGTGTTACGCAtggttgtacagtgtatactgtGTTACACCTAGTGTTATATTGTGTTACGCATGGTTGTACAGCGTACACTGTGTTACACCTAGTGTTATATTGTGTTACGCAtggttgtacagtgtatactgtGTTACACCTAGTGTTATATTGTGTTACGCATGGTTGTACAGTGTACACTGTGTTACACCTAGTATTATATTGTGTTACGCATGGTTGTACAGTGTACACTGTGTTACACCTAGTGTTATATTGTGTTACGCATGGTTGTACAGTGTACACTGTGTTACACCTAGTGTTATATTGTGTTACGCAtggttgtacagtgtatactgtGTTACACCTAGTATTATATTGTGTTACGCAtggttgtacagtgtatactgtGTTACACCTAGTGTTATATTGTGTTACGCAtggttgtacagtgtatactgtGTTACACCTAGTGTTATATTGTGTTACGCAtggttgtacagtgtatactgtGTTACACCTAGTGTTATATTGTGTTACGCATGGTTGTACAGTGTACACTGTGTTACATCTGGTATTATATTGTGTTACGCATGGTTGTACAGTGTACACTGTGTTACATCTGGTATTATATTGTGTTACGCATGGTTGTACAGTGTACACAGTGTTACACCTAGTGTTATATTGTGTTACGCATGGTTGTACAGTGTACACAGTGTTACACCTAGTGTTATATTGTGTTACGCAtggttgtacagtgtatactgtGTTACACCTAGTGTTATATTGTGTTACGCAtggttgtacagtgtatactgtGTTACACCTAGTGTTATATTGTGTTACGCAtggttgtacagtgtatactgtGTTACACCTGGTGTTATATTATGTTACGCAtggttgtacagtgtatactgtGTTACACCTGGTGTTATATTGTGTTACGCATGGTTGTACAGTGTACACTGTGTTACATCTGGTATTATATTGTGTTACGCATGGTTGTACAGTGTACACTGTGTTACATCTGATATTATATTGTGTCACGCATGGTTGTACAGTGTACACTGTGTTACACCTAGTGTTATATTGTGTTACGCAtggttgtacagtgtatactgtGTTACACCTAGTGTTATATTGTGTTATGCAtggttgtacagtgtatactgtGTTACACCTAGTGTTACATTGTGTTACGCAtggttgtacagtgtatactgtGTTACACCTAGTATTATATTGTGTTACGCAtggttgtacagtgtatactgtGTTACACCTAGTGTTATATTGTGTTACGCAtggttgtacagtgtatactgtGTTACACCTAGTGTTATATTGTGTTACGCAtggttgtacagtgtatactgtGTTACACCTAGTATTATATTGTGTTACGCAtggttgtacagtgtatactgtGTTACACCTAGTGTTATATTGTGTTACACAtggttgtacagtgtatactgtGTTACACCTAGTGTTACATTGTGTTACGCAtggttgtacagtgtatactgtGTTACACCTAGTGTTACATTGTGTTACGCATGGTTGAACAGTGTATACTGTGTTACACCTAGTGTTATATTGTGTTACGCATGGTTGAACAGTGTATACTGTGTTACACCTAGTGTTATATTGTGTTACGCAtggttgtacagtgtatactgtGTTACACCTAGTGTTATATTGTGTTACGCATGGTTGCACAGTGTATACAATGTTACATCTGGTATTATATTGTGTTACGCAtggttgtacagtgtatactgtGTTACACCTAGTGTTATATTGTGTTACGCAtggttgtacagtgtatactgtGTTACACCTAGTGTTATATTGTGTTACGCAtggttgtacagtgtatactgtGTTACACCTAGTGTTATATTGTGTTACGCAtggttgtacagtgtatactgtGTTACACCTAGTGTTACATTGTGTTACGCAtggttgtacagtgtatactgtGTTACACCTAGTGTTATATTGTGTTACGCAtggttgtacagtgtatactgtGTTACACCTAGTGTTATATTGTGTTACGCATGGTTGCACAGTGTATACAATGTTACATCTGGTATTATATTGTGTTACGCAtggttgtacagtgtataatatTTTACACCTAGTGTTATATTGTGTTACGCAtggttgtacagtgtatactgtGTTACACCTAGTGTTATATTGTGTTACGCAtggttgtacagtgtatactgtGTTACACCTAGTGTTATATTGTGTTACGCAtggttgtacagtgtatactgtGTTACACCTAGTGTTATATTGTGTTACGCATGGTTGCACACTGTATACAATGTTACATCTGGTATTATATTGTGTTACGCAtggttgtacagtgtatactgtGTTACACCTAGTGTTATATTGTGTTACACAtggttgtacagtgtatactgtGTTACACCTAGTATTACATTGTGTTACGCATGATTTTATACTGTGTTAAgcctataaataaataaatacatgaaattgttattgtCTCACCGTCCATGAAATCGTCAGCACACCGACACttccaccccctccccctacgTTTTGTACAGCATTTACAGGTCTGTCCCCCTTCAGTTGAATGTACTCTGTAAATACAATATCTTAAAATTACCGGCATTTTGTAATTAGAACTTAAATCATGTTAGCAACCATCATAAATGGAAATATTGTGACCCTACACTGGCAATGAACGTCCTACACCTCTGTGAAATAAAACTGTTAATCCCCCTATATTTCATGAATAGAAGTATCCTTTGATGATTGTGAGCTACAAATATACGATCTGACAGACGACTAAATCGGAATTTTGATATAGGTCGGAAGGGTGTGTGTGTTAGAATGGTATAATGCTACCGCCAGCCATTTCTGTTGAAGTCCATGACTATGGTGGAGAACATCACCAATATCTCATATATATgataatgataactttcattcatgtcgattcgatatatccctgtgagctcgaaataaaagacaccacggagtcgtccacttctgcttcatactttgatattttattgaaagtagacattaacggtaaactgacaactcaactttatgacaaacgggatgattcgatacgcaagagcttgttctgcttacgGTCagtttttttaatcgaggcaagctactgacaaacaagttgatggaacaggggttcaacagtctcgattaaagtcagcatttcgcaaattatatggtcgttataacgatcttattttccaatacaacctatcattgggtcaaatgctgtctgacgtgtttcatacagatcgttagaccgttcttggcacactgattttgactacggataactctgtttacctgataaagatataggcctcacggcgggtgtgaccggtcgacaggggatgcttactcctcctaggcacctgatcccacctcttgtgtgtccaggggtccctgtttgcccaactatctattttgcattgcttacaggagttatgagattgatcactattcgttatattcAATTTTCATAAGACTTGCTCAAGGCTCTTTGTTGGTAAGTTTCAAAAAAACGCTCGCTAACTGCTCACTGTGAtaggaaaggcaaccctaaccacattgttgtttttatgaataaattattacttactgatatcgtaaatgacagtctttaacaaaaacaatccttgcttaacgattaaatcaatattaatctattatatatttgaaattaccAGCCGCTAAGAGAGCGACCAATGGAGTTCAATtaatgacgtcacaccgtcggttccggtttatttaatcagcagcactgtaaacatgacaagtaacaaacagttaagtttggagccgtatagatttgagcccgttctttcgtaagaagaaattgagaaaagtaAACGTTCATTCCaatcgcagaccaggcagatggtacacgtttcttcatacaaatgtctcgaatcTCAACTTGTCATTGCACAAAtcatggatccacagtttataTAGTCTTTTCTATTCAGATGGCTtagttgggtcaggaatttcgagagagaaaaacaacttttttcacatctcccttCGCTTTAGTGCAATTAacagcttgacaggaaggcatcaacctatttattcgtaaaatctaccacgttcacacctttgattattttaaaatctCATCAAAACAGGAACAGACGgcgtgacgtcaaaattattgatttttgtggtcttgaatacaaagaATTCCACATCACGGCAGCCACTTTAGATggtgggaatttcaatttttaacgttttcaaattagtactgaagcttatctaggccgtatatctaCAGAATAgttaaaaaaatcatcatataattaatcctatcatttatcatgtaaacatATTTGGGATTGCCTTCCCCTTTTTAGCAGGTGCATGAAATTAAAATCCTTGAGCAAGTCTACTAACAGCAGATAGCACTGGAAACTGTGACCTATTACATATAGCTTGTATTCATCAGCAGGCTGGGCTCTAAATAAATACAGCTGCAGCGTGACAACATTGCTATTCTATGTTTGAAAACCTTACCAGATGGCCTGCTGTACTCTCCGGGTTGGGGAAATCTATTGCGTGCATACACCCTGAACTGGTAACTGTTAAAGGGAACCAGACCAGAGATTGTGTACTGTCTTTTGTCCGCAGCAACATTTCCATCAATCAAAACTTCGAAATCTGATAAATCTGCaagatataattttaaaaaatataaggaTGAATGAGAGAAAGATATCTTAATCagattttgagaatttattGTATCAGGTAAGTGGGTGCACAAAAGATCTATATCATAGGATGTTTTTACGATGTAAATCAATCATAAAACACATTATAAAATCAATGCAAATTAATAAAAGACGGTTTTGAGTTTTTCATTCCGttattgaattgaatttctaTAAAACTATGAAGGTCCAGTATTGGGCCGAATGCAAGAGTAAGAATGAATTCAAGGGAAAATTCATCATAGATAATACTAAAACCTGTACAAACTATTTCTCAAATATCTATAACACGTCAATTTTGAGTACCCACTGTCCTGAAGGGAAGGTAACCTACTCATTGCTAGTGGCCTCCATGTTGGATTTGCTGACGTCAGCGCCTCGATGTTGTACTCCTGCACTTGGGGTCCATGATTCGGAGGTACTGTCCATTTAATTGTGACTGATCGAGTTGTTTCCGATCCTTTAATGCGGTACACCTTTCCCGGCATTCCTGGTGGGCCTAccggaattttaaaaaaatcaagatATAATTTGGGCAAATTCCTACCGACCGTTGATTGATGTTCACACTTTAACATTTGTATGCCCTATGTTTTTGGCTTTGATATCTATAAATTGTAATAATAGGCGTGAATACAGAACtacttaataaatatagtagGTCTATTATCATTGATGAATCAGAAATCCGGCAGAAATGAaagcagaatgtaaatataagagataaattttatttagcGTCGGCGCTTCAGGAAAATTATGCCGAACTGAAATGTTGCAGTTCATAtgctcatgcattttcaaaaataagttttaaatgaATGCACGTTGGGCAAACTGTTGGAAAGGTTGTTGTATATATTGCTACACGTAGCATTGTTTATGTACCTTATCTACATGCTTCAGCATATCATGGAGCTCACGAGTGTCTAATCTATTTCTAACATATACACCTGTACAGCCGTGTTCATCTTTCACTGTCAGAAATACCTACCAGTTTctggatatttttgtttacgttTCGCGagttttttggtgttttttttttaatttttttattttggtaaaGCGATAAATTCAGGTTTGAATATGGCGGAGACTCTGACTTTTACAGCTGGTGTACCTAATCGCCTTCTTTATGTACAAAACCGTGGAGCTGTCGCGGGAATATAAAATTTGTCTAAGACAGCTTTGAATTCCTGGTGAATCAATTCAACTACTATCGCGCGTGTATTTAAGGTATATATTGAATTTCAAGGGACCGACCTCaattattcattatatccaaagttaaATACGATCATAAtttaattatataatacatattactgggaatttatttttacttcgatataacagatagttcaatataagtgacttcggTATAGGTAGAGTAGACTGTGCATACCTTGAACAGACACTGTTGTAGATATAGAGGATTGGGCAATAGTTGACATGGCAACACATTCGTACTTCCCACTGTGGTGGTAGTCTATAAAGTGGATGAAGAGACCAGGGACTCCCATTCTAGAACTCTTAAAGCATAAAATAGAACAGGTGTCATCGTCTCTGTCGGTAATAAATGTGTGATCCGATAAATACGTAACATTTTGATGCTGAATAAATGACAGACAGACTGAGCTTCGTTGATAGACGGAATACAGAGTTGATACGTTTCACAATCTTCGGAGTTCGTCCTTCTTCTCCTCATTGTTTAATGGATAATGCATTACGTTTAAATTTCAGTGTTTTCTTCAGTTAAAATGTTACTCACAGCCAGAGGATAATTTGACGGCGAGTCTATGCACAAGTAATCAATTTTCAATCTTAAATGCATGATTGTAAAGAAAGAAAACGGACATCTTTATGAGCATCCCGCCTGTCATTTTATCTGAAGGTTCGTATCATAGATATACAGTACTTGGTACggctaaaaaaaacaacctgacTGAAAATGAGctaaaatgtacaatttatgtAGAATCATTGTATGTGTGTTATATCAACAAAACTAATAAGTATGGATGTCTATTAGGATCAGAAAAAGAGATAATAAAAAACTACGTTTTACCCAAACCCACTACCGATAAATCAATTCactattctacatgtataataaactGGGTCGCCCACTTTAGCAAATTTGCGGAGCACGGGTGCTTTTCAATATATACACGCAAAATTGGTTTGCTCCGTGACTCCTCCCAGGCCCGATTGTTAAATACAGACaaccataacttctttgttcagCGGCTGGGGAAAATGTCGGTCCCGTACtaattttgcattgaaaattaatgagagGTCCTGGATCCGACCTTATAGGGATCGGGGCCCTTGGTAGAAGCTAGGATGCTCTAAAACCTTTCtcttatttttgtttgatggagtttttaattttgctaattgtgtgaatgaaaatccaaatattaaatattttgaatatattacGGTATTTTATaaaaacgtaaaaattaaaaaaaaaagaaagaatagaAAACTACCATCTTCCCATATAAGGGGTACGTCCCAATAACCCTTAACATATAGCTATCCTCCCATTCTTCCATATTCAAGAAATCTTTTCGTCCATGTTTTTACGCCTTTCTTTCTCGCTTTTACACCCTTTCCAcctttacatttacatgattaTAGGCTTTTCACGTTATCATGCCTTTGATTCACACTATTACttcgataaaaaaaatctatccCGTGGggttccgggttagaataggtcctcagtacccattgcttgtcgtaagaggttactaaatggggcggtccttcggatgagaccgcaaaaatcgaggtctcgtgtcacaataaagatccctccatgctcaatggtcataagcgccgagcataggcctaaattttgcagcccttcaccggcagtggtgacgtctccatatgagtgaaatattctcgagcgggacgttaaacaatagtcAATCAATcgataaaaaatattcataaataagaatatacagaagagaatatatatatcataatcaTTCTTTGTTATCGAGAAAAAATCGTTATGGCAATCCGAACACACCCCCTCAATAAATTTTACCCGCTTAACAACATTCCACATTGTCACAATTCGAGTATCTATCAACATAATATTAACTGTAATTATAAAACCGGATAAAAAAAGTTGTAAAtgttataatttttaatttgaataccTTTTCATACAAAAAGTCCTGTGAAAAGTCTATGACTCTTCCGTTGAACCTCCAAACATAAACAAGGTCAACTCGGGAGGCATCGTATGTTGCCTGACACTCAATGAAAACTGTGTCGTTCCTATTGGATGGGATAACACCAGGAAGCCGTGTTACGATCGAGATGCCACCTACATGGCAAATGAAATCATAATGATCAGCTTTTCATTGtgtaagatatatacatgtatttctcattATTTTGCTTCAATATTCTCCATAGAttattttgatacattttcCTTTGACGCTCCACATTATAAAAATGCAATACATAATACCTGTTTCTGACATTAGAACTTACCAACTATTGTCACATTTCCTGTACTCATACTTTCCCCATTCTTGTTCGCCGCCACACATGTGTACAGACCTCTATTAGCGAAACTAATCCCCACGATCTTAAGATACCCGTTCGTCAACTGCTGAGGACCTCTCTGGTTACCATCAGTTACAGTGAGGCTCATTTTCGCGCCATTTTGAAGCCACGAGATGGCGGGCACGGGAGCTGCTTCCGGTATACATGGAATAGTAAGGTTTCCGTTGTTTGCCGCCATAATCACTTTTGGAAGAGGGTTTTTAGCAAAGGATGGTTTAAAAGCTGTAAAAATCATAAAGTATTTCACCAATGCCTGATGTTTAATTTCCATACAGTTTGTTATACAGTGAGGTgtgaaaatagataaaatgcACTAGAAGATAGGAAAAACTAATATAATCATCATTTCATGTACTAAACCAGCACCTGTAAATGatctgaatacatgtacatatacttttaAAAGAACAATTACATGTAGCTAATGATTCTAGAAGCTGAAAAATGCGTACAGAGCACTTTAAGTTGCGCGCTGGTCACTGCAGCCCCATACATGTTGCTTGCTTGACAACTGTACATTCCATTGTGAAGGTTCTTTCGAAGATTCCTGATCCTCAAAACATTGGACGAGATCTCGAGTCCATCAGTTCCCGCGGTAATTAGTCGGGCGTTCTTGTACCACACGTATGTTGCTCGCGGACTGGCGATACCTTCACAGCGCCACGTGACATCACTATCTTCATCAACAATGAGGTCTTTTAAAGGATATACAAAATACGGCTTTGCTgcaaataaaagaagaaaatttgttTTGCTAAATtatctgtatacaaaaattCACCAAAAATTTCTATTGAAAATTTGTCACCTGCATAGATTATAAACTGGTTTAATTTCCTTAGTTCATATGTATCCGTCAGTCCAATATTAAATGTATGACGTCATACTGACCACCAATGGTAAGCAAGAAATCTTTGGAATCAAATTGTGTTCGACCTTTCACGTGACATGTGTATGTTCCCTCATCCGAAAATTGTACATTGGGGATCACCAACACACGGTCGAAGTTGAGCGTGTAGGCCTTGGATGGCATCCCTACATCGCCGGATTTTCTCCAGCTATATTTTAGAGGTATTCTATAAATAGAATGAGTCTCAAATAATGCGAATCTGGACCTCTTTCCTGCAATGatcttttctaaatataaaCTGTATGTTATCCTATCTACGCGTTAGCGGGTTATGCAACATAttgcatttttaatttttgcaatGTTTGCTACCTTCATCTTCCGTTTAACAAACccaagaaagacattttatcattcatatttttctgtatttgtGTTTAATGTAAATACTTTTATATAGAGTTTTTGGCCTTTGTTAGATAGACAAGGCCACTAGAAAGAACCTCACGTTGAGATGTCGTGTGGAATCGGTggatataaatgtaaatttcaaactacatgtaacatacatCACCAAGAAGTGATATCATCTTTTCATCATGTCACTTCATACCTTCCATACGCTAAGCATTCTATTTTAACTGTCTGCCCAAGCCTAGGAGATTTTGGGAACACCGCCGGAAAGTCGTTGTGGATCTGGGGAGGGTACAGCGCCGCCGCTAAAACGATAGTTTGAAATACACTTGTTGGTATATCTATAGATATAGGGTGTGTGGTATATCTATAGAAATAAGAGGGTGTGGTCGGATGGATACATTTGAACGAGTGGTAATTCACATAAATCGAGAAGCCGCCTTTTCAAGAATTTCCACGCGAACCAATGTATCTAAATCATCCTCACACACCCAAACTCTAGTCAGTGGAAACTTAATAAAACGTTAACGCTTTAAACCGTTTACATAAATATTATCCATATCTACAGAATTTTTTAGATTCAAATTTCAGAAGAAAAAGCAGCGACGTCATTAGCCCTATGGTCAACGTAATCATCTTACAAGTCGACAATAAGATCTTTATGTCAACTTGTCAGAAGATAAtgtcaacttctcatatctTTGTGTCGGCTTGTCAGATCATTCCTCGACTTGTCATATCATTATGTtgttaaggtagctccatcttCATGTGATGTCacaggtttttgcaaaatctttatttcactaaaatttgtgcatgataaaaatatatctttttgaggaatttcattcactgggtataataaaaaaagaatgtAAACTATTTGATATTAACAAGGTCTATATTCTCTATAAATAATAAATCATCTATACTACAAAAATgctgtcaagggcaataacttctGATTTGATCatatattattgtatatatgttcaatatacaaataacttctatgctggtatttctctactgtatgtctattatacaacGATTCCACTTATATTCACacttaatttacatgtatttaattttacacaaagtaggAGTTTTTGgaaactgttgaaattaaaattttgtcattttaaccagtttttgtatatTCTTATCCTGcagtttaatgaaaatgttcaatttttagaTGTTCatataaacttttgtttttggttggttgtatattgtttaacgttacGCTCTagatttttttcactcatatggagacgtcaccattgccggtgatgggttgcaatttaggcctatgctcggctcttacgtCCTTTGaccagggagggatatttatcgtgccacacctgctgtgacacggaacattggtttttgcggtctcatccgaaggacctcccccatttagtcgtctcttacgacaagcaatgggtactgaggacctattctaacccggatcctcacaggttcttttgtttttgtatgtctggcATTTTTAAAGTTGTCaacatataggcctatattttccttggttattgattaaattaaccTTTGATATGTAATTTACAAGAGGATGCAGCTACCGTAAGTAAATGGACAGCGCATTTAGGcgggaattttttttactgttacgTTTATTATTTGAGAAGTCGACaaaatgatctgacaagtcgacataattaaaTAACAAGTCGACaaaatgatctgacaagtcgacataattaaaTAACAAGTCGACAAAAAGATCCAACAAGTGACGACATAATTAAATAAGAAGTCGACAAAATGAtttgacaagtcgacataattaaaTAATAAGTCGACAAAATGATCTGACAAGTGACGACAGAAATATGCCACCACTGTACATGAATTATATCGCAATATCCAGAATAATTCCTGCAATAAAGCAGAGAGTTAGAAGTAATCTCAAAAGAACGCACGCACCAACTCTACTTGCTGGAAATTTCCTTTAACGTAATCCCGAGGGGAGATTAACGATATAAATATTCACAAGGGCTTCTTTAGGATCTAgctcaaatatttacattattcTAATAAATCATTAAGGAATCTTGCTCAAAAATTAATTTACTGTCGCCTAATATATCCAGTCTAATGTTGAGGCTTGTTTCAGTTGGAGGTTGATTGGTTGCTAGCCTATCGCCTGGAGACGCCGTTAACGACACAATGCAGTGATAATTCCCCTCGTCGATTTGCTGAACTTCGgaaaaataaagatttccaTCCGCAGAGAGGAAGAAATAGCTGTTTAATTCCTGGATCAAAAAGCTCGTTCCTTTCATCCAATGATAAGATATGGCTGACAAacagaaaattaataaaaatgacacacaattatacaaaacaaaattaagtgGATCTCGGTGGGTATCGTTTGTCAAAGCTATTGTATGAGTACGTTTATTAGTTGTGTgtatcaaacaagaggcccatgggccttattGCTCCCACAAGATATTGCAATTCCCCCCATGTAATACGTTAAAGCCGAATTATGGCACTAACCTGGGCCCGACCACCCTATTGtgtacaaacttcaatctacatgtacattgaccCTGCATAAACTTTTGTTCTGTTTTTCTGTAAATTCCTGTGCAAACCTTGAACCCTCTCGTGGACCCAGGAGTGATTATTTAAACGCACATTAACTTTATTCACTACTTGAGTACTTTTGCATATTAACATATTGTAACTCTGTGAATCTATTACATAAAACTTTTGAGATCAAACTTAAATATACACTACATATACGCCAAGACACTTTAATACTATCGATAcgttctatatttatacatgtaattaattatATACCTTCTTAATATCTCTATTACTTTGATGTGTATTTATAACATGTGCATGTAGTGGCCTTGTACCTTGAGAGAAGTTTTATATAGGCTCCgtctgctgcctaatcctatcatgttgtacataataaaatatttacatttccgatgtttgtttgtttgtttttgttttgttttttgcctttgatgtctttttacaaattgtaatgatagccaattcctcatgaatgcgttgcaactgtgaacaatgcgcgtatgaatctcgATAGATATAGTGCGTAGATTGAAATGATAATATAATTCTTAAGTTTCCATATTACTTCATAGATAtgcatttgaaatatgttttaggATGAATTTTCTAGAAACAAACctggtgtgtgtgtgggtggatTACAATTCAGATATGTTCCTTGGTACAGCGCCACCCGGGTAATACCTGGAGCCACATTAGGG contains:
- the LOC125683873 gene encoding contactin-like isoform X2 — its product is MDGISWTLTALVLFFSMCDSQLIPAADCPLNWYSFENNCYKFNVYPLRTYKEAAIECEAQGAGLLSVNTAQEHNFIDTTLQRIDRDRSLWYTSGHRERRHVKWSGDGTVSTNDVTFWASPDDLSSISNFIVYKYSVTLLKYAWSTIDGGAPYKFICEIPRSETQRLLQENRDFTYGSNITDPSLAPKGPRFTLHPFNVVLTNRSYLPSIECDATGNPQPKYNWYKTDVSGSTKVISMSDFYTISNGKLTFNRIDERRDAGTYHCEVSNIYGSVRSAPAKVTFGSLAQFPNVAPGITRVALYQGTYLNCNPPTHTPAISYHWMKGTSFLIQELNSYFFLSADGNLYFSEVQQIDEGNYHCIVSLTASPGDRLATNQPPTETSLNIRLDILGDTAALYPPQIHNDFPAVFPKSPRLGQTVKIECLAYGRIPLKYSWRKSGDVGMPSKAYTLNFDRVLVIPNVQFSDEGTYTCHVKGRTQFDSKDFLLTIGAKPYFVYPLKDLIVDEDSDVTWRCEGIASPRATYVWYKNARLITAGTDGLEISSNVLRIRNLRKNLHNGMYSCQASNMYGAAVTSAQLKVLSFKPSFAKNPLPKVIMAANNGNLTIPCIPEAAPVPAISWLQNGAKMSLTVTDGNQRGPQQLTNGYLKIVGISFANRGLYTCVAANKNGESMSTGNVTIVGGISIVTRLPGVIPSNRNDTVFIECQATYDASRVDLVYVWRFNGRVIDFSQDFLYEKSSRMGVPGLFIHFIDYHHSGKYECVAMSTIAQSSISTTVSVQGPPGMPGKVYRIKGSETTRSVTIKWTVPPNHGPQVQEYNIEALTSANPTWRPLAMNLSDFEVLIDGNVAADKRQYTISGLVPFNSYQFRVYARNRFPQPGEYSRPSVPLLRPTNVNGWEINSTALWVTWDPMPNTRKAIKGVIRGFEINVEDANDPNRKGVTAYHYGYMTGNNVIGLEPNTDYWVTVQVFNTAGESNPSEKQLLGTCLNPPLLYPEFVNIRSHGADSVYVEWRGVSTGLFEETLRGYKIRWWLLGENIKSANDTVVGKETYGVVYGISKGYVYALRVLGFSKGGDGKMSPTQYFTLGGRVPVDSRISVVKLAASSTSPSLFVVSLLCLIQLLLP